The Erythrobacter sp. F6033 genome window below encodes:
- a CDS encoding amidohydrolase family protein, whose protein sequence is MKRLLTLAASAIALSATPALAQDVVIANATVVTGDGSEPIQNGVVMVENGRVTYAGTANGQSFATDLVVDADGAWVTPGIFATVTTLGLVDVGAVSESNDSRAGGAPFSASLDVAPAVNPNSQNIMIHRAAGITRAATTTLPSASIFAGQGAIIDLDSDGTPIVKARAFQMVDLGEGGARRAGGSRAATYTLFRASLREAQALSGGGTPQTTEITADGEVLLGRFDAEALKPVVAGTQKLYVGVERAADIRSVLALKSEFPRLDMVLVGASEGWLVANEIAAAGVPVLADPLDALPTGFDQLASTQSNVGRMKRAGVKVGLNAASIENPRRLAQQAGNLVGLAKMPGAAGLTWGEAFASISSIPADISGMGGKAGVLKQGALGDVVIWDGDPLEVTSVPTKVFIGGVEQPLDSHQSRLKERYRDLDESDLPKAYDW, encoded by the coding sequence ATGAAGCGCCTCCTAACTCTCGCGGCTTCGGCCATCGCTCTTTCTGCAACCCCGGCCTTGGCTCAGGATGTGGTTATCGCAAATGCGACCGTCGTAACTGGGGATGGCAGCGAGCCGATCCAAAACGGCGTCGTTATGGTCGAGAATGGCCGCGTCACCTATGCAGGCACGGCAAACGGTCAATCGTTCGCGACAGACTTGGTTGTGGATGCGGATGGCGCCTGGGTCACACCGGGCATCTTTGCAACCGTCACAACGCTCGGGCTCGTCGATGTCGGCGCGGTGAGCGAATCCAATGATAGCCGTGCGGGCGGTGCTCCGTTCAGCGCGTCGCTCGATGTCGCTCCTGCGGTCAATCCAAACTCGCAGAATATCATGATCCACCGCGCCGCAGGGATCACCCGCGCTGCGACAACCACGCTTCCTTCGGCTTCGATTTTTGCCGGACAAGGCGCGATCATTGATCTGGATTCCGACGGCACGCCCATTGTGAAAGCCCGCGCTTTCCAGATGGTCGACCTCGGCGAAGGCGGTGCGCGCCGTGCCGGTGGCAGCCGCGCTGCGACCTACACCTTGTTCCGTGCATCCTTGCGCGAAGCTCAGGCGCTATCCGGAGGGGGAACTCCGCAAACGACCGAAATCACCGCCGACGGCGAGGTACTGCTAGGCCGCTTCGATGCCGAGGCTTTGAAGCCAGTGGTTGCGGGCACGCAAAAACTTTATGTCGGGGTCGAGCGCGCAGCAGACATTCGCAGCGTGCTCGCGCTCAAATCCGAATTCCCGCGCCTCGACATGGTGCTAGTGGGTGCGAGCGAAGGCTGGCTGGTAGCCAACGAAATCGCGGCCGCTGGTGTGCCAGTGCTCGCTGATCCGCTGGACGCATTGCCGACCGGTTTCGATCAGCTTGCTTCCACTCAAAGCAATGTTGGCCGAATGAAGCGCGCTGGCGTAAAAGTCGGCTTGAACGCGGCGAGCATCGAGAATCCACGGCGTTTGGCACAGCAGGCCGGCAATCTCGTCGGTCTCGCGAAAATGCCTGGAGCAGCCGGACTGACATGGGGCGAGGCGTTCGCCTCGATCAGCTCAATCCCAGCCGATATAAGCGGGATGGGCGGCAAAGCGGGCGTGTTGAAACAAGGCGCTCTCGGTGATGTCGTGATCTGGGATGGTGATCCGCTGGAAGTGACATCCGTCCCGACCAAAGTGTTTATCGGCGGTGTTGAGCAGCCTTTGGACAGCCATCAAAGCCGTTTGAAAGAGCGGTACCGCGATCTTGACGAAAGCGATCTGCCAAAGGCTTACGATTGGTGA
- a CDS encoding FKBP-type peptidyl-prolyl cis-trans isomerase produces the protein MRAIAAAALAVSMISARPAIAQEDTVEETAEQAVNDIAWHTAQQTYLFDLKTADGWRYMDGGLRWRWTRYNGSEERPSVADTVTLHYEGKLIDGTVFDSSYPRGEPATFPLGRLIEGWKMAVPNMAVGEEIEIAIPSDLAYGAEGRGPIPPNATLLFKVELIAIAE, from the coding sequence ATGCGGGCGATTGCAGCGGCGGCGCTTGCCGTTTCGATGATCAGTGCGCGCCCTGCAATTGCGCAGGAAGACACGGTAGAGGAAACCGCCGAGCAGGCGGTGAATGACATCGCCTGGCACACCGCCCAGCAAACCTATCTGTTCGATCTGAAAACTGCGGATGGCTGGCGTTATATGGATGGCGGCCTGCGGTGGCGATGGACCCGATATAACGGTTCTGAAGAGAGGCCGAGCGTCGCCGATACGGTGACCCTGCATTACGAAGGCAAACTCATCGACGGGACGGTGTTCGACAGCTCCTATCCACGCGGAGAACCTGCGACTTTCCCTCTCGGACGTTTGATTGAAGGCTGGAAAATGGCTGTGCCGAATATGGCAGTGGGCGAAGAGATCGAAATCGCGATTCCTTCTGACCTTGCTTACGGCGCTGAAGGTAGAGGCCCGATCCCGCCCAATGCCACTCTGCTGTTCAAAGTTGAGCTGATCGCTATCGCAGAGTAA
- a CDS encoding NnrU family protein, whose protein sequence is MSALTELVAANVAFVGTHFAMSHPLRAPLVGVLGNVGFQIAYSLVSFATLGWIYFAFKAAPAADLPGSGDFGWIIATIITLPAMILLAGSYVSNPAMPTPKAAEQARAEPKGVFKVTRHPMMWSFALWAFSHIAIHYSWRTMITASAMGFLALVGAHLQDRKKQVLMGEAWAEWESKTSFWPRWSAIFGAGAFPWAVGLIFFVFFCWLHLPIGGVPAGIWRWF, encoded by the coding sequence ATGTCTGCGCTCACGGAACTTGTTGCTGCAAACGTAGCTTTTGTTGGCACACATTTCGCCATGTCGCACCCTTTGCGCGCGCCTTTGGTTGGGGTGCTTGGCAATGTCGGCTTTCAGATCGCTTATTCGCTGGTCAGCTTTGCGACGCTTGGGTGGATCTACTTCGCGTTCAAGGCAGCGCCAGCAGCTGACCTACCCGGTTCGGGCGATTTTGGCTGGATCATTGCTACGATCATCACTCTGCCCGCGATGATCTTGCTGGCGGGTTCGTATGTCAGCAACCCTGCAATGCCAACGCCAAAAGCCGCAGAACAAGCCCGCGCAGAACCGAAAGGCGTGTTCAAAGTCACCCGTCACCCGATGATGTGGAGTTTTGCACTGTGGGCATTCTCCCACATCGCCATCCATTACAGCTGGCGCACCATGATCACCGCATCGGCGATGGGTTTTCTCGCGCTGGTCGGAGCGCATCTTCAGGACCGTAAGAAACAAGTTCTTATGGGCGAAGCGTGGGCCGAATGGGAAAGCAAGACCAGCTTTTGGCCGCGTTGGAGCGCGATCTTTGGCGCCGGAGCCTTTCCTTGGGCGGTGGGGCTGATCTTCTTCGTTTTCTTCTGCTGGCTCCACTTGCCAATTGGCGGCGTTCCTGCGGGCATTTGGCGCTGGTTCTAA
- a CDS encoding alpha/beta fold hydrolase: protein MKWLRSALVMVATCYVTVLVIMWAFQSHFIYPAPQSPAVLTPGYEEVTLQTSDGLNLRSFYRPAQEGLPTIVYFHGNGGTLEAASASNMTFAEAGFGVFMVEYRGYGGNPGDPSEKGLYLDGDAAMAWLAEAGIYPEKTVIVANSIGGGVGTEMALRHDPAALVLIAPFTSLPDAAQSNLWWLPARSLVREQYDNAAKIGQLDMPILIQHGTDDFVVPYEHGRALAALAKEHEFQTFDGSGHGLSFERRSQEARRDWILSLDFER, encoded by the coding sequence ATGAAATGGCTCCGATCCGCGCTGGTTATGGTTGCGACGTGCTATGTCACGGTGTTGGTGATCATGTGGGCGTTTCAATCGCATTTCATCTATCCGGCTCCGCAGTCTCCAGCCGTGCTGACGCCTGGCTATGAGGAGGTCACGCTGCAGACTTCGGATGGGTTGAACCTCCGATCGTTTTACCGCCCTGCGCAAGAGGGGCTTCCCACAATTGTCTATTTTCACGGCAATGGCGGCACTCTCGAGGCGGCGAGCGCTTCCAATATGACCTTTGCTGAGGCTGGTTTCGGCGTCTTTATGGTTGAGTATCGCGGCTATGGCGGCAATCCGGGTGATCCCTCGGAAAAGGGGCTCTACCTCGACGGTGACGCCGCGATGGCTTGGCTTGCTGAGGCAGGAATCTATCCGGAAAAAACGGTCATCGTCGCCAATTCGATCGGAGGCGGCGTGGGTACGGAAATGGCCCTGCGCCATGACCCAGCGGCTCTTGTGCTCATCGCGCCGTTCACGTCATTGCCCGATGCGGCGCAGAGCAACCTGTGGTGGCTTCCCGCGCGCAGCCTTGTCCGAGAGCAATATGACAACGCAGCCAAGATCGGGCAGCTTGATATGCCGATCCTGATCCAGCACGGCACGGACGATTTTGTCGTGCCGTACGAACATGGGCGGGCGCTCGCCGCGCTTGCCAAGGAGCACGAATTTCAAACCTTTGACGGCTCCGGTCATGGGCTGAGTTTTGAGCGCCGATCCCAAGAAGCCCGGCGAGACTGGATTTTGTCGCTCGATTTTGAGCGTTAG
- a CDS encoding crotonase/enoyl-CoA hydratase family protein, translating to MPLLQTTRDGPVTTLTIDRADTMNPLGAPGDGEEFRAACDAINRDIDVRCVILTGAGRAFSAGGDIKAMQSKTGTFGGSTPAISDGYRDNIHMMLRALHAIRVPVIAAVNGPAIGLGCDVSCLADIRIASDKAKFGVTFLKLGIIPGDGGTWILPRVIGMSRASELFYTGDVIGAQQAQDWGLVSRVVPHDDLLAEAQEMATKIAAMPPHSLRQSKMLLRQGTQVNYDTALEMAANTQAMMHTTGDHAEGVAALIEKRAATFKGE from the coding sequence ATGCCCCTGCTCCAGACTACACGCGACGGCCCCGTCACCACTCTGACCATCGACCGCGCCGATACGATGAACCCGCTAGGCGCGCCGGGGGATGGGGAGGAATTCCGCGCCGCTTGCGATGCGATCAATCGCGATATCGATGTGCGCTGCGTCATTCTGACGGGCGCAGGCAGGGCCTTTAGCGCGGGCGGCGATATCAAAGCTATGCAGAGCAAGACCGGCACGTTTGGCGGCTCCACGCCTGCAATCTCCGATGGATACCGCGACAATATTCATATGATGCTGCGCGCCCTCCACGCTATCCGCGTGCCAGTTATCGCTGCGGTCAACGGGCCTGCTATTGGTCTTGGCTGCGATGTCTCATGCCTCGCCGATATTCGCATTGCGAGCGACAAGGCCAAGTTCGGCGTCACTTTCCTGAAACTGGGCATTATTCCCGGCGATGGTGGAACGTGGATCCTGCCGCGCGTGATCGGGATGAGCCGCGCATCGGAATTGTTCTACACCGGCGATGTTATCGGCGCTCAGCAAGCGCAGGATTGGGGCCTCGTCAGCCGCGTCGTACCGCATGATGACTTGCTGGCCGAAGCTCAGGAGATGGCGACGAAGATCGCAGCGATGCCGCCCCACTCACTGCGTCAGTCCAAGATGCTGCTGCGGCAGGGCACTCAGGTGAATTATGACACGGCGCTGGAAATGGCGGCCAACACTCAGGCGATGATGCATACGACCGGAGACCATGCTGAGGGTGTCGCCGCGCTTATCGAAAAGCGCGCTGCAACCTTTAAGGGCGAATAG
- the dxs gene encoding 1-deoxy-D-xylulose-5-phosphate synthase, which produces MNQKPHTPLLDQVPTPDELRDLEPEQLRQLADELRTEMIDAVSTSGGHLGSGLGVVELTVAIHYVFNTPDDKLVWDVGHQCYPHKILTGRRDRIRTLRQGGGLSGFTKRTESEYDPFGAAHSSTSISAALGFAMANKLNDKPGRGIAVIGDGAMSAGMAYEAMNNAEQAGNRLVVILNDNDMSIAPPVGGLSAYLARMVSSSEYLGLRSLASKAVKKMSRRMHQGIRKAEEYTRGMVTGGTLFEELGFYYVGPIDGHNLDHLIPVLENVRDTSEGPVLIHVVTQKGKGYKYAEESADKYHGVPKFDVVTGEKKKSAAGPPAYQNVFGDTLAKLAETDSRICAITAAMPSGTGVDRFAKAHPERSFDVGIAEQHGVTFAAGLAAQGMRPFAAIYSTFLQRAYDQVVHDVAIQNLPVRFAIDRAGLVGADGCTHAGAFDITYLATLPNMVVMAAADEAELAHMTYTAVEYDDGPIAFRYPRGNGVGVAIPDTLEKLEIGKGRVVREGTKVAILSLGARLEEAKKAADTLEAKGLSTTVADMRFAKPLDEDLIAKLMREHEVVITVEEGAIGGLGAHVLTYASDEGLTDSGLKVRTMRLPDTFQDHDDPAKQYDEAGLNAPQIVDTVLKALKHNSAGVAEEASA; this is translated from the coding sequence ATGAATCAAAAGCCCCACACTCCACTGCTCGATCAAGTGCCTACACCAGACGAGCTTCGTGATTTAGAGCCAGAACAACTCCGCCAGCTCGCAGACGAATTGCGCACCGAAATGATCGATGCTGTCAGCACATCTGGCGGCCATTTGGGATCGGGCCTCGGCGTGGTCGAGCTTACTGTGGCGATCCACTATGTTTTCAATACGCCCGATGACAAACTCGTCTGGGATGTGGGGCACCAGTGCTATCCGCACAAAATCCTAACCGGACGGCGCGACCGTATCCGCACCCTGCGCCAGGGCGGTGGGCTGTCAGGTTTTACTAAGCGCACGGAAAGCGAATATGATCCGTTTGGCGCAGCGCACTCGTCGACATCGATTTCGGCCGCGCTTGGCTTTGCCATGGCAAACAAGCTGAACGACAAGCCGGGTCGCGGTATCGCGGTGATCGGTGATGGCGCGATGAGCGCTGGCATGGCTTATGAGGCGATGAACAACGCCGAGCAGGCGGGCAATCGTCTCGTCGTGATCCTCAACGACAATGATATGTCGATCGCGCCGCCGGTGGGCGGTCTTTCCGCCTATCTCGCGCGGATGGTTTCTTCGAGCGAATATCTTGGCCTGCGCAGTCTTGCTTCAAAAGCAGTCAAGAAAATGAGCCGCCGGATGCACCAAGGCATTCGCAAGGCTGAAGAATATACGCGCGGTATGGTCACCGGCGGCACGCTGTTTGAAGAGCTCGGCTTTTATTACGTTGGGCCAATCGACGGGCACAATCTTGATCACTTGATCCCTGTGCTCGAGAATGTACGCGACACATCTGAAGGCCCGGTGTTGATCCATGTCGTTACGCAGAAGGGCAAAGGCTACAAATACGCCGAAGAAAGCGCCGACAAATATCACGGCGTGCCCAAATTCGATGTTGTCACAGGCGAGAAAAAGAAAAGCGCTGCCGGTCCGCCCGCCTATCAGAACGTTTTTGGCGATACTCTGGCGAAGCTTGCTGAAACCGACAGCCGTATCTGCGCGATTACCGCCGCGATGCCATCGGGCACCGGTGTAGACCGTTTTGCAAAAGCGCATCCGGAGCGCAGTTTTGACGTCGGCATTGCCGAACAACACGGCGTGACATTCGCTGCCGGTCTCGCCGCGCAGGGCATGCGTCCATTCGCTGCGATCTATTCGACCTTCCTACAGCGCGCCTATGACCAAGTCGTCCATGACGTTGCGATCCAGAACCTGCCGGTCCGCTTTGCGATTGACCGTGCCGGGCTGGTCGGTGCGGATGGCTGCACCCATGCTGGCGCGTTCGACATTACCTATCTTGCGACACTGCCGAATATGGTGGTGATGGCGGCGGCTGACGAAGCCGAGCTGGCGCATATGACCTACACTGCGGTCGAATATGACGACGGGCCGATTGCCTTCCGCTATCCGCGCGGAAATGGCGTGGGTGTTGCGATCCCTGACACGCTTGAAAAGCTAGAGATCGGCAAGGGACGCGTGGTGCGCGAAGGCACCAAGGTCGCTATCCTGTCACTCGGTGCGCGTCTTGAAGAGGCAAAGAAGGCGGCTGACACGCTGGAGGCAAAGGGGCTTTCGACCACCGTCGCCGATATGCGCTTTGCCAAGCCGCTCGACGAAGACCTGATCGCCAAACTGATGCGCGAGCATGAAGTGGTGATCACGGTAGAGGAAGGCGCCATCGGCGGCCTCGGTGCACACGTTCTCACCTATGCTTCGGATGAGGGGCTGACGGATAGCGGTTTGAAGGTTCGCACGATGCGCCTGCCGGACACATTCCAGGATCACGATGACCCGGCGAAGCAGTATGACGAAGCAGGTCTGAACGCGCCGCAGATCGTCGATACGGTTTTGAAGGCGCTGAAGCATAACAGCGCGGGGGTTGCTGAGGAGGCTTCGGCCTGA
- a CDS encoding transcriptional repressor, with protein sequence MAHDHAHHEHSGETLVEAARNALTGSGEQWTGMRETVFAELAKHERPVSAYDIADNLSAARGKRVAPNSVYRILDLFVSNNLALRVESSNAYLANTHPGCEHDCIFLVCDECGDATHVDDEEVSRTVRALAAAKNFKAERPVLEIRGVCRACA encoded by the coding sequence ATGGCACATGATCACGCGCACCACGAACATTCCGGAGAAACGCTGGTTGAGGCGGCGCGCAATGCGTTGACGGGCTCGGGCGAACAATGGACCGGCATGCGCGAAACCGTGTTTGCCGAGCTTGCCAAGCACGAACGCCCGGTCTCGGCCTATGACATCGCCGATAATCTTTCCGCTGCGCGCGGCAAGCGGGTGGCACCCAACAGCGTTTACCGCATTCTCGATCTGTTTGTTTCGAACAATCTCGCGCTGCGCGTGGAAAGCTCCAACGCCTATCTCGCGAATACTCACCCGGGCTGCGAGCATGACTGCATCTTCCTCGTTTGCGATGAATGCGGCGATGCGACCCACGTTGATGATGAAGAGGTTAGCCGGACCGTGCGTGCTCTTGCCGCGGCGAAGAATTTCAAGGCTGAACGCCCTGTCTTGGAGATTCGCGGCGTCTGCCGTGCATGCGCTTAA
- the msrA gene encoding peptide-methionine (S)-S-oxide reductase MsrA has protein sequence MKRTLVLGLAAISMGLSACSSPALALEEPVNAPAPKRIAKEGAGLKTAIFAGGCFWGVEGVFSHVKGVKSAVSGFHGGSAGTAKYNRIIAGGTNHAEAVMITYDPYVVRYDELVQIFFSVVTDPTLKNRQGPDVGAHYRSALVPLNAEQNAVAKAYLKQMSASGIWKRPIVTKIEKHRKFYAAEKYHQDFMAKNPRHGYIVRWDAPKVKALRVMFPRDYRTKFLRDGA, from the coding sequence ATGAAGCGCACTCTTGTCCTCGGCCTGGCCGCTATCTCTATGGGCCTATCGGCCTGTTCCTCTCCCGCACTAGCATTGGAAGAGCCAGTCAACGCACCCGCGCCCAAGCGGATAGCCAAAGAGGGCGCGGGCCTCAAAACCGCCATTTTTGCAGGCGGTTGTTTCTGGGGCGTGGAAGGCGTTTTCAGCCACGTCAAAGGCGTGAAATCAGCGGTCTCTGGTTTCCATGGCGGCTCTGCAGGAACGGCCAAATACAACCGCATTATCGCGGGCGGCACCAATCACGCCGAAGCGGTGATGATCACCTATGACCCCTATGTCGTGCGTTATGACGAGCTGGTGCAAATCTTCTTTTCGGTGGTCACCGATCCGACACTAAAGAATCGTCAGGGGCCTGATGTTGGAGCGCATTATCGCAGCGCACTTGTTCCGTTGAATGCCGAGCAGAATGCGGTTGCCAAAGCCTATCTCAAGCAGATGAGCGCATCCGGTATCTGGAAGCGCCCGATCGTCACTAAAATCGAGAAGCACCGGAAATTCTACGCTGCTGAAAAGTACCATCAGGACTTTATGGCGAAGAACCCGCGTCACGGTTACATCGTCCGCTGGGACGCCCCTAAAGTGAAGGCGTTGCGTGTTATGTTCCCGCGTGATTACAGGACCAAGTTCCTCCGCGACGGGGCTTAA